A portion of the Equus quagga isolate Etosha38 chromosome 17, UCLA_HA_Equagga_1.0, whole genome shotgun sequence genome contains these proteins:
- the LOC124229636 gene encoding tumor necrosis factor receptor superfamily member 22-like isoform X1 has protein sequence MARRAALALLLLRVQVKVTTETNLVSKQSQVPPGPESCGPDEYWSAGHCCKLCPAGSFVEEHCRSHHTRGKCTPCDRGTFTAHANGLDSCNVCATCSENEEMVAECTSTRDRTCQCQTGRFYRPPGGLEFCSRCSTCPRGSVVLQKCNATADTVCGLAGPGGRHRWCVIGSFLTSLVIMIVTYIYARKREEKGCLGACHRLAVGYSDGGESMLPENSVPGTPLNGNPDAESPFPTMADHSLCNDSLDIVSGASTPTRTPENPVDVCGPQLVAGERSRAPEQSPQAGPSVSLWGRGSR, from the exons ATGGCGCGGAGAGCTGCGCTGGCGTTGCTGCTGCTCCGGGTGCAG GTAAAGGTGACCACCGAGACCAACTTGGTTTCCAAGCAGAGCCAGGTGCCCCCTGGCCCTGAGTCCTGCGGGCCCGACGAGTACTGGTCTGCCGGCCACTGCTGCAAGCTCTGCCCTGCCG GCTCATTTGTCGAGGAACACTGCAGGAGCCACCACACCCGTGGGAAGTGTACGCCGTGTGACAGAGGGACCTTCACGGCACACGCCAACGGCCTGGATTCCTGCAACGTGTGTGCCACCTGCTCTGAGA ATGAAGAAATGGTGGCGGAGTGCACTTCCACCCGAGACCGGACATGCCAGTGCCAAACGGGCCGTTTCTACCGCCCCCCGGGGGGCTTGGAATTCTGCAGTCGGTGCAGCAC GTGTCCTAGAGGGAGCGTGGTCCTCCAGAAATGCAACGCTACAGCAGACACGGTGTGCGGCTTGGCCGGTCCAG gCGGGAGACACCGGTGGTGTGTGATTGGAAGCTTTCTAACTTCCCTGGTTATTATGATCGTCACCTATATTTATGCTCGAAAACGAGAAGAAAAAGGATGCTTGGGTGCGTGCCATCGTCTCGCTGTCG GATACAGTGACGGAGGAGAGAGCATG TTGCCTGAGAACTCAGTCCCTGGCACACCACTAAATGGGAACCCAGATGCAGAATCTCCATTTCCCACGATGGCAGACCATAGCCTGTGTAACGACAGCCTAGACATCGTGTCGGGGGCCTCAACCCCCACCAGGACCCCGGAGAACCCAGTGGATGTCTGTGGCCCGCAGCTTGTGGCAGGGGAACGAAGTCGGGCACCAGAGCAGTCACCGCAAGCTGGCCCTTCTGTGTCCCTCTGGGGCCGAGGGTCCCGCTGA
- the LOC124229636 gene encoding tumor necrosis factor receptor superfamily member 22-like isoform X2, producing the protein MARRAALALLLLRVQVKVTTETNLVSKQSQVPPGPESCGPDEYWSAGHCCKLCPAGSFVEEHCRSHHTRGKCTPCDRGTFTAHANGLDSCNVCATCSENEEMVAECTSTRDRTCQCQTGRFYRPPGGLEFCSRCSTCPRGSVVLQKCNATADTVCGLAGPGGRHRWCVIGSFLTSLVIMIVTYIYARKREEKGCLGYSDGGESMLPENSVPGTPLNGNPDAESPFPTMADHSLCNDSLDIVSGASTPTRTPENPVDVCGPQLVAGERSRAPEQSPQAGPSVSLWGRGSR; encoded by the exons ATGGCGCGGAGAGCTGCGCTGGCGTTGCTGCTGCTCCGGGTGCAG GTAAAGGTGACCACCGAGACCAACTTGGTTTCCAAGCAGAGCCAGGTGCCCCCTGGCCCTGAGTCCTGCGGGCCCGACGAGTACTGGTCTGCCGGCCACTGCTGCAAGCTCTGCCCTGCCG GCTCATTTGTCGAGGAACACTGCAGGAGCCACCACACCCGTGGGAAGTGTACGCCGTGTGACAGAGGGACCTTCACGGCACACGCCAACGGCCTGGATTCCTGCAACGTGTGTGCCACCTGCTCTGAGA ATGAAGAAATGGTGGCGGAGTGCACTTCCACCCGAGACCGGACATGCCAGTGCCAAACGGGCCGTTTCTACCGCCCCCCGGGGGGCTTGGAATTCTGCAGTCGGTGCAGCAC GTGTCCTAGAGGGAGCGTGGTCCTCCAGAAATGCAACGCTACAGCAGACACGGTGTGCGGCTTGGCCGGTCCAG gCGGGAGACACCGGTGGTGTGTGATTGGAAGCTTTCTAACTTCCCTGGTTATTATGATCGTCACCTATATTTATGCTCGAAAACGAGAAGAAAAAGGATGCTTGG GATACAGTGACGGAGGAGAGAGCATG TTGCCTGAGAACTCAGTCCCTGGCACACCACTAAATGGGAACCCAGATGCAGAATCTCCATTTCCCACGATGGCAGACCATAGCCTGTGTAACGACAGCCTAGACATCGTGTCGGGGGCCTCAACCCCCACCAGGACCCCGGAGAACCCAGTGGATGTCTGTGGCCCGCAGCTTGTGGCAGGGGAACGAAGTCGGGCACCAGAGCAGTCACCGCAAGCTGGCCCTTCTGTGTCCCTCTGGGGCCGAGGGTCCCGCTGA